In a single window of the Cryomorphaceae bacterium genome:
- a CDS encoding bifunctional UDP-3-O-[3-hydroxymyristoyl] N-acetylglucosamine deacetylase/3-hydroxyacyl-ACP dehydratase: MSDKQRTIKQPLTMQGVGLHTGETTRLTILPAPEDHGYVFQRTDLPGEPLIKADVDNVVSTQRGTSLEVNGARIHTTEHVLAALYGCQVDNALIQVSGPEVPIMDGSAKLFVEAIENAGFETQSRDRNYFVLKENLYYEDEQGYVEMLAVPTPGEEFRITVMVDYNSPVLGTQHASMYQLEDFKNEIASCRTFVFLRELEALAKAGLIKGGDLDNAIVLVGETVSDEKLAELARLLGKEDKKIKVEGIGVLNTTKLQFENEPARHKLLDIVGDLALVGRPLKGHILAARPGHGGNVAFAKIIKDLIRKEKSGKVHFDLEKEPVHDINDITRMLPHRYPFLLVDKIIEVNENSIVGVKNVTMNEPFFQGHFPGNPVMPGVLQIEAMAQVGGIFALSTVEEPSQYGTYFLKIDNVRFKRKVIPGDTLVFKLELTAPIRRGIVQMKGTAYVNGQIASEGELMAQIVKEKE; this comes from the coding sequence ATGAGCGACAAGCAGCGAACCATTAAGCAACCCTTAACCATGCAAGGGGTAGGGCTGCACACCGGAGAAACCACCCGACTTACCATCCTTCCCGCACCCGAAGACCACGGTTATGTATTTCAGCGAACCGACCTCCCCGGTGAGCCCTTGATCAAAGCCGATGTGGACAATGTTGTGAGCACCCAACGCGGCACCTCACTGGAAGTAAACGGAGCGCGGATTCATACCACGGAGCACGTGCTGGCAGCGCTTTACGGCTGCCAGGTGGACAATGCACTTATTCAAGTGAGTGGCCCGGAAGTGCCCATTATGGACGGAAGTGCAAAACTCTTTGTGGAGGCCATTGAAAATGCCGGATTCGAAACGCAATCCAGAGACCGCAACTACTTTGTGCTCAAAGAAAACCTCTACTACGAAGACGAACAGGGCTATGTGGAAATGCTGGCCGTACCCACACCGGGTGAGGAGTTTCGCATCACGGTGATGGTTGATTACAACTCTCCGGTACTTGGAACGCAGCACGCCTCTATGTATCAGTTGGAAGATTTCAAAAATGAAATCGCATCGTGCAGAACCTTTGTCTTTTTGCGCGAATTGGAAGCCCTCGCCAAGGCCGGCCTGATCAAAGGCGGAGATCTCGACAATGCCATTGTGCTTGTGGGCGAAACCGTTTCGGACGAGAAACTGGCCGAACTCGCCAGGCTACTCGGAAAGGAGGATAAAAAAATCAAGGTAGAGGGAATCGGTGTGCTGAACACCACCAAACTTCAGTTCGAAAACGAGCCCGCACGCCATAAGCTGCTCGACATTGTAGGTGACCTGGCCCTGGTGGGGCGCCCGCTGAAAGGACACATACTCGCTGCCCGGCCCGGACACGGAGGAAATGTGGCTTTCGCAAAAATCATCAAAGACCTCATCCGAAAGGAAAAATCGGGCAAGGTTCACTTCGACCTCGAGAAGGAACCGGTTCACGACATCAACGACATCACCCGGATGCTCCCACATCGCTACCCGTTTCTGCTGGTTGACAAAATCATAGAGGTGAATGAAAACAGCATTGTTGGAGTGAAAAACGTAACCATGAACGAGCCCTTTTTTCAGGGGCACTTTCCCGGAAACCCCGTTATGCCCGGAGTATTGCAAATTGAGGCCATGGCGCAAGTTGGCGGTATATTTGCACTTAGCACCGTTGAGGAACCCTCTCAATACGGCACCTACTTTCTGAAAATTGACAACGTTCGGTTTAAGCGCAAAGTCATTCCGGGCGATACACTGGTGTTTAAGCTAGAGCTTACTGCCCCTATTCGGAGAGGCATTGTACAAATGAAAGGCACGGCGTATGTAAACGGGCAGATAGCGTCGGAGGGTGAACTCATGGCGCAAATTGTAAAAGAAAAAGAATGA
- a CDS encoding acyl-ACP--UDP-N-acetylglucosamine O-acyltransferase, producing the protein MIHELAVIHPDAKIGKDVSIGPFVSVAADAEIDDGTTIMPNVTIMDGARIGKNCRIFPGAVISAIPQDLKFAGEITTAEIGDNTTIRECVTINRGTADKHKTVVGNNCLLMAYVHIAHDVEVGNNCILANAATIAGHVVIEDFVVIEGVVAIQQFVRVGQHAFIAGGSLVRKNVPPFVKAAREPLSYAGVNSIGLRRRGYSDERIISIEDVYRVVYVQNANLSNGVKMAESSLPASEEKSNILNFINSSEKGVIRGAVKP; encoded by the coding sequence ATGATCCACGAACTGGCAGTAATACACCCCGATGCCAAAATCGGAAAAGACGTAAGCATAGGCCCTTTTGTATCGGTAGCCGCCGATGCAGAAATTGACGACGGCACCACCATTATGCCCAATGTTACCATTATGGACGGTGCCCGAATTGGTAAAAATTGCCGCATTTTTCCGGGAGCCGTGATTTCGGCCATTCCGCAGGATTTGAAATTTGCCGGTGAAATAACCACGGCCGAAATTGGCGACAACACCACCATACGTGAATGCGTTACCATCAACCGGGGCACTGCCGACAAGCACAAAACGGTGGTAGGCAACAATTGCCTGCTGATGGCATATGTACACATCGCCCACGATGTAGAAGTCGGCAATAACTGCATTCTTGCCAATGCTGCCACCATCGCAGGCCACGTGGTGATTGAAGACTTTGTGGTGATTGAAGGCGTGGTAGCCATTCAGCAATTTGTGCGCGTTGGGCAGCACGCATTTATTGCAGGTGGCTCACTGGTGCGTAAGAATGTTCCTCCTTTTGTGAAAGCCGCCCGCGAACCACTGAGTTATGCAGGAGTGAACAGCATTGGACTGCGCCGCAGGGGCTACAGCGACGAGCGCATCATCAGTATTGAAGATGTGTACCGCGTGGTGTACGTGCAAAATGCCAACCTGAGCAACGGCGTGAAAATGGCCGAAAGCAGCCTGCCGGCCAGCGAGGAAAAATCAAACATCCTGAATTTTATCAACTCCTCGGAAAAGGGCGTAATACGAGGAGCCGTAAAACCCTGA
- a CDS encoding ABC transporter ATP-binding protein produces the protein MQLELKHIGKKFQRDWIFKDVNLLLEQNSITGITGPNGSGKSTLLQCVSGFVMPSEGSVTLFKDEKAIPDEELYRQVSIAAPYLDQHDWLTLRETIALQKKFKPFRNGLSDGDVIEKTGLQHAADKFLKQFSSGMRQRVKLALAMLADTSVLLLDEPTSNLDNQGINWFDTLLQSESHDRIVVICSNSQQTELMRAGRRIDIAAFKVNT, from the coding sequence ATGCAGCTCGAACTGAAGCATATCGGAAAAAAGTTCCAGCGCGACTGGATTTTCAAGGATGTAAATCTTCTGCTTGAGCAAAACAGCATCACCGGTATCACAGGACCCAACGGATCGGGGAAATCCACTCTGCTGCAATGCGTATCAGGATTTGTGATGCCCAGCGAAGGAAGTGTCACCCTCTTCAAAGACGAAAAAGCCATACCTGATGAGGAACTTTACAGACAGGTTTCCATTGCTGCCCCTTACCTGGACCAGCATGATTGGCTTACCTTGCGTGAAACCATCGCCTTGCAAAAGAAATTCAAGCCTTTTAGAAACGGTCTGAGCGACGGCGATGTGATTGAAAAAACAGGCCTCCAGCACGCCGCTGACAAATTCCTCAAGCAATTTTCTTCGGGCATGCGCCAACGGGTAAAACTGGCTTTGGCCATGCTTGCCGACACTTCCGTGTTACTTCTGGACGAACCCACAAGTAATCTTGACAATCAGGGAATCAACTGGTTCGACACCCTGCTCCAGAGCGAAAGTCATGATAGAATTGTGGTGATTTGCTCCAACAGTCAGCAAACCGAACTGATGCGGGCGGGTCGCCGGATTGACATCGCTGCGTTCAAAGTCAATACGTAA
- the efp gene encoding elongation factor P: MATTSDIKNGLCIRHNHDLFTVIEFQHVKPGKGPAFVRTKLKSLTTGKVLDNTFSAGHKIDVVRVERRQYQFLYNDDTGYHFMNIQDYEQVTVSEHLIDSPQFLQPEMICELVFNAEEESVLTCELPPFVELEVTYTEPGLKGDTATNTLKPATVETGTEVKVPLFINQGDRIKVDTRTGAYSERAK, translated from the coding sequence ATGGCAACAACTTCAGATATCAAAAACGGACTGTGCATCCGTCACAACCACGATCTTTTTACAGTGATTGAATTTCAACACGTAAAACCCGGAAAAGGGCCCGCCTTTGTACGAACCAAACTCAAGAGCCTCACCACCGGCAAAGTACTTGACAACACCTTCTCGGCCGGCCACAAGATTGATGTAGTGCGCGTGGAGCGACGCCAGTATCAGTTCCTCTACAACGACGATACAGGCTACCACTTCATGAATATTCAGGATTACGAACAGGTTACAGTATCGGAGCACCTTATTGACAGTCCGCAGTTTTTACAGCCCGAAATGATTTGCGAGCTCGTGTTTAACGCAGAGGAAGAATCCGTTCTAACCTGTGAGCTCCCTCCTTTTGTGGAACTGGAAGTAACCTACACTGAGCCCGGGCTCAAAGGTGATACAGCCACCAACACGCTTAAGCCCGCCACCGTAGAGACCGGCACCGAAGTAAAAGTACCTTTGTTCATTAACCAGGGCGATCGTATTAAGGTTGATACCCGGACCGGAGCATACAGCGAACGCGCAAAGTAA
- a CDS encoding UDP-3-O-(3-hydroxymyristoyl)glucosamine N-acyltransferase yields MKLPRPHTIAELAGILSCTFTGNENHLVTGINEIHRVEPGDLVFVDHPKYYEKALNSAATTILIDKDVEAPEGKGLLISDAPFRDYNKLTRLFSPAVKWPHTCDPSAKIAETAEIRPGAIIGPNVQIGEHTVIHANVVIYENCVIGNNVSIHAGAIIGADAFYYKKQDGAFNKMHTCGRVVIEDHVEIGAQTCIDRGVSADTIVGEGTKIDNLVHVGHDSIIGSNCLIAAQVGIAGCVVIEDNVTIWGQAGLASDLKIEKGATILAQAGLMNGVEAGKTVFGTPAFEARSKFREIALIRKLDQVIKKLEL; encoded by the coding sequence TTGAAGCTTCCTCGCCCCCATACCATTGCTGAACTTGCCGGCATACTGAGCTGCACATTTACGGGCAATGAAAACCACCTGGTGACCGGTATCAATGAGATTCACCGCGTTGAGCCCGGTGATTTGGTCTTTGTGGATCACCCCAAGTATTACGAAAAAGCCCTGAACAGCGCTGCTACCACCATTTTGATTGACAAAGATGTAGAAGCACCTGAAGGCAAGGGCCTGCTCATTTCAGATGCCCCTTTTCGCGACTACAACAAGCTCACGCGGCTTTTTAGCCCGGCAGTGAAGTGGCCGCACACCTGCGACCCCTCAGCAAAGATTGCCGAAACTGCCGAAATTCGCCCGGGAGCCATTATCGGACCCAATGTTCAGATTGGTGAACACACCGTGATTCACGCCAACGTGGTGATCTATGAAAACTGCGTTATTGGCAACAACGTCAGCATTCACGCCGGAGCCATTATTGGAGCCGATGCCTTTTATTACAAAAAACAGGATGGCGCTTTCAACAAAATGCACACTTGTGGCCGGGTGGTGATTGAAGACCATGTGGAAATCGGTGCCCAAACCTGCATAGACCGTGGAGTTTCGGCAGATACCATTGTTGGTGAAGGCACCAAAATTGACAACCTTGTGCATGTTGGGCACGACTCCATCATTGGCAGCAATTGCTTGATTGCCGCACAGGTGGGTATTGCCGGATGTGTAGTGATTGAAGACAATGTGACCATTTGGGGCCAGGCCGGTCTTGCCAGCGACCTGAAGATTGAAAAAGGCGCTACCATTCTGGCGCAAGCAGGGCTGATGAACGGCGTAGAAGCCGGTAAGACCGTATTTGGCACACCCGCTTTTGAGGCCCGAAGCAAGTTTCGTGAAATTGCACTGATTAGAAAGCTCGATCAGGTCATCAAAAAGCTAGAGTTGTGA
- a CDS encoding O-antigen ligase family protein, giving the protein MITALKPYQVYLLLALGILLNFYLIANEYYFALAYPLAVLVVIAALFAADKVLLFVVFFTPLSINLDKFEVIQAGFYMPTEPLLFGIMVLYLMRVLAGDGISKRFLKHPITISILIYLGWILITSFTSSMFVVSIKFFTVKLWFITACYFFAKEIFADYHNMKRYVWLYIIPLTGVILYTVIRHSTYAFSHETAHWVMEPFYKDHTSYGALLAMFFPLTIGFLFNKRYGAILRMGVLVVVLIFAVGIILSYTRAAWISLVVAFGVFVVMKLRIDFKLLVLLGVILGGLFLANYDQIMLELERNEQDSSDDFGEHVQSISNISSDASNLERLLRWNCAIRMFQDRPVFGFGPGTYQFQYATYQFSYEKTIISTNFGDGGNAHSEYLGPLAESGLLGMLTFGFLVTVVLVRGIRLYYRIEDPEMKILLMGVILGLITYVTHGVLNNYLDTDKASVPFWGFIAIIVSIELYHINRGKEPLSKAESAAE; this is encoded by the coding sequence TTGATAACCGCCTTAAAGCCATATCAGGTTTACCTGCTACTTGCGCTGGGGATACTGCTTAATTTTTACCTCATCGCCAATGAGTACTATTTTGCCCTGGCTTATCCGCTGGCGGTGCTTGTTGTGATTGCAGCGCTTTTTGCTGCTGATAAGGTGCTGCTGTTCGTGGTATTTTTTACGCCACTGTCCATCAATCTGGATAAGTTCGAAGTGATTCAGGCTGGTTTTTACATGCCCACCGAGCCTTTGTTATTCGGTATCATGGTGCTTTACCTGATGCGTGTGCTTGCGGGAGACGGCATCAGTAAGCGGTTTTTGAAACACCCCATCACCATTTCTATACTCATCTATTTGGGGTGGATTCTGATTACCTCCTTCACCAGTAGCATGTTTGTGGTTTCCATCAAGTTCTTTACGGTTAAGTTGTGGTTCATCACTGCTTGCTACTTTTTTGCCAAAGAGATTTTTGCGGACTACCACAACATGAAGCGCTATGTGTGGTTGTACATCATTCCGCTCACAGGGGTGATTCTCTACACCGTGATCAGACACTCTACCTATGCGTTTTCGCACGAAACAGCCCATTGGGTTATGGAGCCTTTTTACAAGGATCATACGTCTTACGGCGCACTGCTGGCCATGTTCTTTCCGCTCACCATCGGGTTTCTGTTTAATAAACGATACGGTGCCATCTTGCGCATGGGAGTTTTGGTGGTGGTGTTGATTTTCGCGGTGGGAATTATTCTTTCATATACCCGTGCAGCATGGATCAGCCTGGTGGTGGCCTTTGGTGTTTTTGTGGTGATGAAGCTCAGAATTGACTTTAAACTTCTGGTGCTGTTGGGAGTGATTTTGGGTGGGCTTTTTCTTGCCAATTACGACCAGATAATGCTGGAGCTGGAGCGTAATGAGCAGGACAGCTCCGACGATTTTGGCGAGCACGTGCAGTCCATTTCGAATATTTCTTCCGACGCATCCAACCTTGAGCGGCTGCTGCGCTGGAACTGCGCCATCAGAATGTTTCAGGACAGGCCCGTGTTTGGTTTCGGCCCCGGAACCTACCAGTTTCAGTACGCTACCTACCAGTTTTCTTACGAAAAAACCATCATCAGTACCAATTTTGGCGACGGCGGTAACGCACACTCAGAATACCTGGGGCCACTCGCTGAATCGGGATTGTTGGGTATGCTCACCTTTGGTTTTCTGGTAACCGTGGTTTTGGTGAGGGGCATTCGCTTGTACTACCGCATTGAAGACCCCGAAATGAAGATTTTACTAATGGGTGTGATCCTTGGGCTCATCACTTATGTAACCCACGGGGTGCTGAACAACTACCTCGATACCGACAAGGCGTCGGTTCCCTTTTGGGGCTTCATCGCCATCATCGTATCCATAGAGCTCTACCACATCAACCGCGGTAAAGAGCCTTTAAGTAAAGCTGAATCGGCAGCTGAGTAG
- a CDS encoding glycosyltransferase family 1 protein, which produces MATPLCLFLRKYSTFGLPLSPASTLVIAVNTRLLLPNRLEGIGRFSFETLQRMVHAHPEHQFVYVFDRDWDEQFITANNITPVAVSPQARHPLLWRIWLDYSVPRAIKRFKPDLFLSPDGFLSQRLTIPQVPVIHDLNFEHYPGDLRASHSRYYRKYMPRFASIAKRIATVSEFSKNDLVQQYGVDSHKIDVVYNGVSAQFNPTDKNKINSFKEQFTNGQPYFLFVGSMHPRKNIQRLLQAFDLARKKILKPHKLVLAGEKYWWNDDIKQSYEQMEFRDDVVFTGRISNELLVMALSGATALTFVPYFEGFGIPILEAFATGCPVITSNITAMPEVSGEAALLVNPFSEEVIAEAMARMAQEPQLALSLATKGAERVGQFTWERTANALWKTIERSLG; this is translated from the coding sequence GTGGCAACACCTTTGTGCCTGTTTCTGCGAAAATATTCTACTTTCGGCCTGCCACTTTCACCTGCATCTACCTTGGTCATTGCCGTAAATACGCGCCTGCTATTGCCCAACAGGCTTGAGGGAATCGGTCGTTTCAGCTTCGAAACGCTGCAGCGCATGGTGCATGCCCACCCCGAACACCAATTCGTATATGTGTTTGACAGAGACTGGGATGAGCAATTTATCACCGCCAATAACATCACGCCCGTTGCGGTTTCACCTCAGGCAAGGCACCCCCTTCTATGGAGAATATGGCTCGACTACAGCGTGCCGCGCGCTATTAAGCGGTTTAAACCCGATTTGTTCTTATCGCCCGATGGCTTTCTGAGTCAGCGGTTAACCATTCCTCAGGTGCCCGTTATTCACGATCTTAATTTTGAGCACTACCCAGGCGATTTACGCGCCTCACATAGCCGATATTATCGAAAATACATGCCCCGTTTTGCCAGCATCGCGAAGCGCATTGCCACCGTTTCGGAGTTCTCCAAAAACGATTTGGTGCAACAATACGGCGTGGACTCCCATAAAATTGACGTAGTGTACAACGGTGTGAGCGCGCAATTTAATCCGACCGATAAAAATAAGATCAACAGCTTCAAAGAGCAGTTCACCAACGGACAGCCCTATTTTCTGTTTGTTGGGTCCATGCACCCCCGAAAAAACATTCAGCGCTTGCTGCAGGCCTTTGATCTGGCCCGAAAAAAAATTCTGAAACCCCACAAACTGGTACTGGCAGGAGAAAAATACTGGTGGAACGACGATATCAAACAGAGCTATGAACAGATGGAGTTTCGCGATGACGTGGTTTTTACAGGTCGCATATCCAACGAGCTATTGGTAATGGCTTTATCAGGCGCAACGGCCCTTACGTTTGTGCCCTATTTCGAAGGCTTTGGTATTCCCATCCTCGAAGCCTTTGCCACGGGCTGTCCGGTCATCACGTCGAACATCACTGCCATGCCCGAGGTATCCGGTGAAGCTGCCCTGCTCGTAAACCCCTTCTCAGAAGAAGTGATTGCCGAAGCCATGGCCCGTATGGCACAAGAGCCGCAACTTGCTCTTAGTCTTGCCACCAAAGGCGCAGAGAGAGTGGGGCAATTCACCTGGGAACGCACCGCGAATGCCCTTTGGAAAACCATTGAGCGCAGCCTTGGATAA
- a CDS encoding ribonuclease HII has protein sequence MPFGKPLSAALDKLRSYHQRGVVEAGCDEAGRGCLAGPVVAAAVILPHRVRIAGLNDSKKLPASKRDQLRGEIEKKALSWAIGVVSPEEIDRINILNASFLAMHRALDQLQQDPQHLLIDGNRFKPYGNLPHTCFVKGDGRFLAIAAASILAKTYRDELMCRLHEAFPQYGWNQNMGYPTVAHRTAILQHGLTSHHRTTFRVVDPQLKLKL, from the coding sequence ATGCCCTTTGGAAAACCATTGAGCGCAGCCTTGGATAAGTTACGATCATACCACCAACGCGGTGTTGTTGAGGCAGGTTGCGACGAAGCCGGCCGCGGATGTCTGGCAGGACCCGTAGTTGCAGCTGCGGTAATTCTCCCTCATCGAGTGCGAATTGCAGGATTGAACGACTCTAAAAAGCTACCCGCCTCCAAACGCGACCAATTGCGTGGCGAAATTGAAAAAAAGGCCTTGAGCTGGGCCATCGGCGTCGTATCGCCCGAAGAAATTGACCGCATCAACATCCTGAATGCCTCCTTTCTGGCCATGCACCGGGCGCTCGACCAGCTTCAACAAGATCCCCAGCACCTGTTGATTGACGGAAACCGCTTCAAGCCTTACGGCAATTTACCACACACCTGCTTTGTGAAAGGCGACGGACGTTTTCTGGCCATTGCCGCGGCTTCCATCCTGGCCAAAACCTACCGCGACGAACTGATGTGCCGGCTTCACGAAGCATTTCCACAATACGGCTGGAATCAAAACATGGGGTATCCCACCGTGGCCCATCGCACCGCCATTCTTCAGCACGGATTAACGAGCCATCATCGCACCACCTTTCGCGTGGTTGACCCGCAGCTCAAGCTCAAACTCTGA
- a CDS encoding DUF3352 domain-containing protein, translating to MIRRYFLAVFVMMIIGAMVYGYLAFKRFNTPVSHILMAAPKESALIIETSDATKLWEKLTHTSVIWEELKTAESFALADGVGIYLDSLLQLDPLLLNQLRTKKAMAVAAPSGPHRYCMLIALNTPTNLTEVGVHQAVRGFLPPSTVETERSYDDNTIHTARIDEHTIHWAYRDGIVLFCTETIPLEEALRNLRTSQSLLNDKHFKKVAKTAGLYADANVYINYKAFGNWMKSLLGQQGKRAPVLNTQLAGWSALDLTAKANQILLNGFVHVSDSANHFFRVFNGQKPKPLRVSKLLPSHTASLLHLGLSHFPSYYQSYREFLRTEGSLGKRDLQIDQLNQQCEKNIEELCTGWIHAEVAIAIAEPRSNDIDPHKYLLFSTSGKNEGWKQLSELSAALGYDPVSYEMFGQPVMEINTADAFRILLGAAFNGFEEAVVTALDDFVILSNSASAMRTLLQHYQAGNTLKKDTHFAAFSNNLADKSNLLYYSGIARSPALFKEYLSKDGQRWADRELETIRRFEGIGYQLSASGDLYYSNIYLSHNPVYTQESGAFWELALNDSITFGPQLVLNHYTQSREILVQLGNQSLSLISNTGKVLWNRELKEPILGKIHQIDRYKNGKLQLLFNTASHVYLIDRNGKHVEGFPVKLKDKASAPLGLFDYDDNRDYRMLVPLANKSSLLFGPDGIAIKGWKAGSTHGLVKDQPVHLRLGNKDYVFMCDEGGNIYLLNRQGSSRHKVKATIEGRSANPVFIQRGKDIKQCQLLYTDTMGNIVSLGFDNNVSKSSVGFATKHTMTAADLNQDGLLTVYLSTDNKLWVIQPDGTVVCQYKHDGLALRPRVFRQQDKTRIAVLSQAEEMIYILNENCKPADYLPMYARGSFTVGDINKDGILNVVAIGAPNTLHVYNLE from the coding sequence ATGATTCGCAGGTATTTTCTTGCTGTTTTTGTAATGATGATCATCGGAGCGATGGTTTACGGTTACCTCGCATTCAAGCGCTTTAACACCCCGGTGAGTCACATCCTGATGGCTGCTCCCAAAGAATCTGCGCTCATCATCGAAACAAGTGACGCCACCAAATTGTGGGAAAAACTCACCCACACCAGTGTTATCTGGGAAGAGCTCAAAACAGCCGAAAGCTTTGCCCTGGCCGATGGCGTAGGGATTTACCTGGACTCACTGCTGCAACTCGACCCCTTGCTGCTCAATCAGCTCAGAACCAAAAAAGCCATGGCCGTGGCCGCACCTTCAGGCCCCCACAGGTATTGCATGCTCATAGCACTGAACACACCAACCAACCTTACCGAGGTCGGTGTTCACCAGGCGGTGCGCGGTTTTTTACCTCCTTCAACTGTAGAAACCGAACGCAGCTACGACGACAACACCATTCACACTGCCCGGATAGACGAGCATACAATTCACTGGGCTTACCGCGACGGGATTGTGCTCTTTTGCACTGAAACCATTCCGCTGGAAGAAGCCCTTCGGAATTTACGCACCTCACAATCGCTGCTAAACGACAAGCATTTTAAGAAGGTAGCCAAAACCGCGGGTTTGTACGCCGACGCCAATGTCTATATCAACTACAAGGCATTTGGCAACTGGATGAAATCACTGCTGGGGCAGCAAGGCAAACGCGCTCCGGTGCTCAACACCCAACTGGCGGGGTGGTCGGCCCTGGACCTTACAGCCAAGGCCAACCAGATATTGCTCAACGGGTTTGTACACGTATCCGACAGTGCCAATCACTTTTTCAGGGTTTTCAACGGACAAAAACCAAAACCATTACGGGTAAGCAAATTGCTACCCTCTCATACCGCCAGTCTGCTGCATTTGGGCCTGAGTCATTTTCCGAGTTATTACCAAAGCTATCGCGAGTTTTTACGCACTGAGGGGTCTCTCGGCAAGCGCGACCTTCAGATCGATCAACTCAACCAACAGTGCGAAAAAAACATCGAAGAACTCTGTACCGGCTGGATACACGCAGAGGTGGCCATTGCCATCGCTGAACCGCGAAGCAACGATATTGATCCGCACAAGTATCTCCTTTTCTCAACCTCCGGTAAGAACGAAGGCTGGAAACAACTTTCAGAGCTGAGCGCCGCGCTCGGTTATGACCCCGTTTCGTACGAAATGTTTGGCCAGCCGGTAATGGAGATCAACACAGCCGACGCCTTCCGGATTTTGTTGGGAGCGGCATTCAATGGATTTGAAGAAGCAGTGGTTACGGCTCTGGATGATTTTGTGATTCTTTCTAACTCAGCCTCTGCCATGCGAACGCTTCTGCAGCACTATCAGGCGGGAAATACACTGAAAAAAGACACCCATTTTGCGGCTTTTTCAAACAACCTGGCCGACAAGTCGAATTTACTTTACTACAGCGGAATTGCCCGTTCGCCGGCACTTTTCAAGGAGTATCTCAGTAAGGACGGGCAACGCTGGGCCGACCGCGAGCTCGAAACCATTCGGCGATTTGAGGGCATCGGCTACCAGCTTTCGGCGAGTGGCGACCTGTATTACAGCAACATCTACCTGAGTCACAACCCTGTTTACACGCAGGAAAGCGGTGCTTTCTGGGAGCTGGCACTCAATGACTCCATTACTTTTGGTCCGCAATTGGTGCTGAATCACTACACCCAATCAAGGGAAATTCTCGTTCAACTTGGCAACCAATCGCTTTCGCTGATCAGTAATACAGGCAAGGTGCTTTGGAACCGCGAACTCAAGGAGCCCATCCTCGGTAAGATTCATCAGATAGACCGCTACAAAAACGGCAAGCTGCAACTGCTCTTCAACACGGCATCGCATGTTTATCTCATTGACCGAAACGGTAAGCACGTGGAAGGATTTCCGGTGAAATTGAAGGACAAAGCCTCTGCGCCGCTGGGATTGTTTGATTACGACGACAACCGCGATTACCGAATGCTCGTTCCGCTGGCAAACAAGAGCTCATTGCTCTTTGGCCCTGACGGGATAGCCATCAAAGGATGGAAGGCGGGCTCAACCCATGGCCTGGTGAAAGACCAGCCCGTTCACCTTCGTCTGGGCAACAAAGACTACGTGTTTATGTGTGATGAAGGAGGAAACATCTACCTCCTGAACCGGCAGGGAAGCTCCAGGCACAAGGTGAAAGCCACCATAGAGGGCAGGTCAGCCAACCCTGTGTTTATTCAGCGTGGCAAAGACATCAAACAATGCCAGTTGCTCTATACAGACACGATGGGAAATATTGTGAGTCTTGGATTTGATAACAACGTAAGCAAGAGCAGCGTGGGCTTTGCCACTAAGCACACCATGACGGCCGCCGACCTTAACCAGGATGGATTGCTCACGGTGTACCTCAGCACCGACAACAAGTTATGGGTGATTCAGCCTGATGGAACAGTGGTTTGCCAGTACAAACACGACGGTTTGGCTCTACGCCCGAGGGTTTTCCGCCAACAAGACAAAACGCGCATCGCAGTGCTGAGTCAAGCCGAGGAAATGATCTATATCCTGAACGAAAACTGCAAGCCAGCCGATTACCTGCCCATGTACGCGCGGGGCAGCTTTACCGTGGGCGACATTAACAAAGATGGTATTTTGAATGTGGTGGCCATCGGAGCGCCCAATACATTGCATGTCTATAACCTGGAATAG